From Rhodamnia argentea isolate NSW1041297 chromosome 10, ASM2092103v1, whole genome shotgun sequence, a single genomic window includes:
- the LOC115747660 gene encoding LRR receptor-like serine/threonine-protein kinase RPK2, whose amino-acid sequence MQRKHPGKFRPFGSVIASCSIVLFWAVFGSVGSGVPDGDGDKHALLELKSAVIVDPLGFLSNWNPDDEDSCAWNGVTCDSLSRRVTALHISSNFSSACSEYDAVDARGNFSLLFPCSDFVGGNHSSPYSAKLRGRLAPAIGRLSQLKVLSLGFNGFFGELPQEIGQLRFLEVLDLSFNDFGGPIPFGFRNCTALRVVDLSGNQLNGTVPSFLAMLRSLEVVSLSYNVFAGPIPPELGEKCGVLEHLNLAGNLLSSSIPSSLGNCSQLRSLILSSNMLQDRIPSSLGNLGMLEVLDVSRNFLSGIIPPELGHCNQLKVLVFKNNYGPLFSRKVFGVEDPLEENSEDDFNFFEGQLPESIAKLPNLRVLWAPHSNLGGSFPHEWGSCSSLEILNVAQNYFEGQVPPTLGSCKSLYFIDLSSNNFTGSLPKEIPVPCMIIFNVSRNFLSGHIPSFTRNCSQKSVNLRVRRVNMVDFYAYFFYQYSRTCVISFSFNADDLAVLHDFSRNMFSGPIPSLLIAFDRLSAPPFYGLWLNKNNLEGNISAYSFLFCRYLAGLAFDIGYNKITGELPVDMGNMCSCMKLLNMAGNGLIGPFPRTFANLVALVNLNLSRNKIQGSIPSYIGQMMNMRWLSLSTNNFSGTIPLELAQLTSLEVLELSSNTLAGEIPAAFAKLQHLEVLKLDHNRLSGQIPAGFSNMTSLSVFNVSFNNLSGPVPLNSESVKCENALGNPYIQPCTTIPSSSEWEQQHSGNGSQQAAYSPTGSSLGGGNGFKPIEIASITSASIIVCVLISLVVLLLCMKRFGCKSVLCQGSERKEVITFNKIGVELTYENVVRATGGFNIQNCIGSGGFGATYKAEIVPGVVLAVKRLSVGRFQGVQQFSAEIRTLGRVQHPNLVTLIGYHVSESEMFLIYNYLPGGNLEKFIQDRPRRTVQWSVLHKIALDIARALAYLHNECVPRVLHRDIKPSNILLDNNFNAYLSDFGLARLLGTSETHATTDVAGTFGYVAPEYAMTCRVSDKADVYSYGVVLLELISDKKALDSSFSSFGNGFNIVQWASMLLRQGQADEFFTAGLWDSGPHDDLVEMLHLAVMCTGEHLSARPSMKQVAQSLKCIQPSTG is encoded by the coding sequence ATGCAACGGAAGCATCCCGGCAAGTTTCGTCCTTTCGGGTCGGTGATCGCTTCTTGCTCGATCGTTCTCTTCTGGGCTGTTTTCGGGTCGGTGGGTTCGGGCGTGCCCGACGGAGACGGCGATAAGCATGCACTGTTGGAGCTCAAATCTGCCGTCATTGTGGACCCATTAGGGTTTCTTTCGAATTGGAACCCGGATGACGAAGACTCGTGCGCTTGGAATGGAGTTACATgcgactctctctctcggagAGTCACTGCTCTTCACATTTCTTCTAACTTCAGCTCTGCATGCTCCGAGTACGACGCCGTGGACGCGCGAGGTAACTTCTCCTTACTATTTCCATGCTCGGACTTTGTGGGTGGCAATCACAGTTCGCCATATTCGGCGAAATTGAGGGGTAGATTAGCGCCTGCGATAGGGCGGCTTTCTCAGCTCAAGGTCTTGTCTCTTGGGTTTAATGGGTTTTTCGGTGAGCTTCCTCAAGAAATTGGCCAACTTCGCTTTCTGGAGGTTCTTGATTTGAGTTTTAACGATTTTGGAGGACCCATACCCTTCGGTTTTCGGAATTGTACTGCACTTCGAGTGGTTGATCTTTCTGGGAATCAGCTAAATGGCACAGTTCCTTCATTCTTAGCCATGCTTCGCAGTCTAGAAGTAGTTTCGTTGTCCTATAACGTGTTCGCGGGGCCTATTCCCCCTGAACTGGGTGAGAAGTGTGGTGTACTTGAGCATCTCAACCTCGCTGGCAAtttgctttcgagttcgatccCTTCAAGTTTGGGAAATTGCAGTCAGTTACGGTCATTGATTTTGTCGTCGAATATGTTACAAGATCGTATACCTTCGTCACTCGGCAATCTTGGAATGCTTGAAGTTCTTGATGTGTCTAGGAACTTCTTGAGTGGCATTATACCTCCGGAATTGGGTCATTGCAATCAGCTCAAGGTTCTCGTGTTCAAGAATAACTATGGGCCTTTGTTTTCCAGAAAAGTTTTCGGCGTAGAGGACCCCCTAGAGGAGAACAGTGAAGATGACTTCAACTTTTTTGAGGGTCAATTGCCTGAGAGCATCGCAAAACTTCCCAACTTACGGGTACTTTGGGCGCCACATTCAAACCTGGGGGGAAGTTTTCCTCATGAATGGGGATCTTGTTCCAGCTTGGAGATTCTAAATGTAGCTCAAAATTACTTTGAGGGACAAGTACCTCCAACGCTTGGCAGCTGTAAGAGCTTGTACTTTATTGATTTGAGCTCCAATAATTTCACTGGATCACTTCCAAAGGAAATTCCTGTTCCTTGCATGATCATCTTTAATGTCAGCCGAAACTTTTTGTCGGGACATATCCCAAGTTTTACTCGTAACTGTTCTCAAAAGTCCGTTAATTTAAGAGTGCGGCGTGTCAACATGGTTGATTTCTACGCCTACTTTTTCTATCAATATTCTCGCACATGcgttatttctttttcattcaatGCCGATGATCTGGCTGTATTGCATGATTTCAGCAGAAATATGTTCTCTGGCCCCATCCCTTCCTTACTTATTGCTTTTGACCGTTTATCTGCACCCCCTTTCTATGGATTATGGTTGAACAAGAATAATCTCGAGGGCAATATTTCGGCATACTCGTTTCTCTTCTGCCGTTACTTGGCTGGTCTAGCTTTTGACATTGGTTACAACAAGATAACGGGAGAACTTCCTGTGGACATGGGGAACATGTGCAGTTGCATGAAACTTCTGAATATGGCGGGTAACGGACTAATAGGCCCATTTCCTCGTACTTTCGCCAATTTGGTTGCTCTGGTGAACCTTAATCTCAGCAGAAACAAGATTCAAGGATCCATACCATCTTATATTGGCCAGATGATGAATATGAGGTGGCTATCTCTGTCAACTAATAACTTCTCTGGTACAATTCCTCTGGAACTTGCTCAGCTGACTTCTTTGGAGGTCTTGGAACTTTCCTCGAACACTCTGGCAGGGGAAATACCGGCTGCTTTCGCAAAACTTCAGCATCTAGAAGTTTTAAAGTTGGATCATAACAGACTATCTGGACAGATACCTGCTGGCTTCAGTAACATGACTTCTCTCTCAGTGTTCAATGTGTCTTTCAACAATCTTTCTGGGCCCGTCCCTCTTAACTCAGAGTCTGTAAAGTGCGAAAATGCGCTAGGTAATCCATATATCCAACCTTGTACCACTATTCCATCTTCCTCTGAGTGGGAGCAGCAGCACTCTGGTAATGGTTCCCAACAAGCAGCTTATTCTCCCACGGGAAGCTCACTGGGAGGAGGCAATGGATTCAAGCCTATAGAAATTGCTTCCATCACTTCAGCCTCAATCATTGTTTGTGTCCTGATATCGCTGGTTGTCCTGCTTTTGTGTATGAAGAGATTCGGATGCAAATCAGTCTTGTGTCAAGgttcagaaagaaaagaagtcatAACATTCAATAAAATCGGTGTTGAGCTGACTTATGAAAATGTTGTTAGGGCTACTGGTGGTTTCAATATCCAAAATTGCATTGGCAGTGGGGGATTTGGTGCCACATACAAGGCTGAGATTGTACCTGGAGTGGTATTGGCCGTCAAGCGGCTTTCGGTTGGAAGATTTCAAGGTGTGCAGCAATTTTCTGCTGAGATCAGAACTTTAGGAAGAGTTCAGCATCCTAACCTCGTTACACTGATTGGATACCATGTGAGTGAGTCTGAAATGTTCCTCATCTATAATTACTTGCCTGGCGGCAACCTTGAGAAATTTATCCAGGATAGGCCAAGGAGGACTGTGCAGTGGAGCGTTCTCCACAAGATTGCTCTGGATATCGCACGTGCTCTTGCCTACTTGCACAACGAATGCGTTCCAAGAGTGCTGCATCGAGACATCAAACCGAGCAACATTTTACTAGATAATAACTTTAACGCATATCTTTCTGATTTCGGGCTGGCTAGGCTCTTGGGTACTTCTGAGACTCATGCCACCACCGATGTAGCTGGGACTTTTGGATATGTTGCTCCTGAATATGCAATGACTTGCCGTGTCTCTGACAAGGCAGATGTGTACAGTTATGGTGTTGTCCTTTTAGAGTTGATATCTGATAAGAAGGCGCTGGattcctctttctcttcctttggaAACGGCTTCAATATTGTGCAGTGGGCTAGCATGCTTCTCCGACAGGGACAAGCTGACGAATTTTTCACAGCTGGCCTGTGGGATTCTGGGCCACATGATGATCTCGTTGAGATGCTTCACTTGGCTGTCATGTGCACGGGTGAACATCTTTCTGCAAGGCCTTCGATGAAGCAAGTTGCTCAAAGCCTGAAGTGCATTCAGCCCTCAACTGGCTAG
- the LOC115747661 gene encoding cathepsin B-like protease 2, translating to MAANQLSFVKFLFFLATVSIFLAQIDAEKALSQLKLNSHILQDLIVKEINEHPNAGWQAAMNPRFSNFTVGQFKHLLGVKPTPHGELRQVPVKTHPKSLKLPEKFDARTAWSQCTTIGRILDQGHCGACWAFGAVESLSDRFCIHFGMNISLSVNDLLACCGFMCGSGCNGGYPLFAWRYFKHHGVVTEECDPYFDDVGCSHPGCEPEYPTPKCVRKCVNGNQMWRSSKHYSVSAYRVDSEPYNIMAEVYKNGPVEVSFTVYEDFAHYKSGVYKNLAGDVLGGHAVKLIGWGTTDDGEDYWLIANQWNRSWGDDGYFMIRRGTNECGIEEDVVAGMPSTKNLVSYVASVDDSGDASL from the exons atggccGCCAACCAGCTGAGTTTTGTCAAGTTCTTGTTTTTCTTAGCAACCGTCTCCATCTTCCTCGCTCAG ATCGATGCAGAAAAAGCACTTTCCCAGCTCAAGCTCAACTCTCATATACTCCAG GACTTGATAGTCAAAGAGATAAATGAGCATCCCAATGCTGGTTGGCAAGCTGCCATGAATCCTAGATTCTCAAACTTCACT GTTGGCCAATTTAAGCATCTCCTTGGAGTTAAGCCAACGCCCCATGGGGAGCTGAGACAGGTTCCTGTCAAAACTCATCCCAAATCCTTGAAGTTGCCAGAAAAGTTTGATGCTAGGACTGCTTGGTCCCAGTGCACCACTATTGGAAGAATTTTAG ATCAGGGTCATTGTGGTGCATGCTGGGCATTTGGTGCCGTGGAGTCACTGTCAGATCGTTTCTGTATCCATTTTGGAATG AACATCTCTCTGTCTGTCAATGATCTTTTAGCCTGCTGTGGCTTTATGTGCGGAAGCGGTTGCAATGGAGGTTATCCCCTTTTCGCATGGCGCTACTTTAAGCACCACGGCGTTGTCACTGAAGAG TGTGATCCATACTTCGACGATGTCGGCTGTTCCCACCCGGGTTGTGAGCCAGAATATCCTACCCCCAAGTGTGTGAGGAAGTGTGTGAACGGGAACCAGATGTGGAGGTCCTCAAAACACTACAGCGTCAGTGCATACAGAGTTGATTCCGAACCATACAACATAATGGCTGAAGTTTACAAGAATGGACCTGTGGAGGTGTCTTTCACTGTTTATGAG GATTTCGCGCATTACAAATCAGGCGTTTACAAGAACCTCGCCGGTGATGTGCTGGGTGGTCACGCTGTTAAGTTGATCGGCTGGGGAACTACTGACGATGGCGAGGATTATTGG CTTATTGCGAATCAGTGGAACCGAAGCTGGGGCGAT GATGGTTATTTCATGATCAGAAGGGGCACTAATGAGTGTGGTATTGAGGAGGATGTGGTCGCTGGTATGCCTTCGACCAAGAACCTTGTCAGCTATGTTGCGAGCGTGGATGATTCTGGGGATGCTTCACTGTGA